CTGCACCAAGGTATAGAACTGGTGAGCGCAAGCTAGATCCGAATCAAGGGCGAACGCTCGTTGAAATGCGGCATGCGCCAACTCCAGATTTGTCGAAGAGCTGCCACTGAATTTATCAAGGAACCAGCAGCATCGACCCAGCCAGGCCCATGCAGGAGCAAAACTGGGATCCACGGCGAGGCAGGTCCAGTACAGGTCGCGCGCAAGCTGCATCGACTCCAAAGAACGTTGAATCGTCAGCTCTTTCGCGCGGGTAAACTTCTCATACGTCTCTTGCGCTACGCCCGGTTCACCCGTAACAGCCAGCTCAAATCGATAGCCATGCTTCGAAACGGTGCGAATCGTATCGCGCCCAACAATTTTTCTCAGGCTTACGATTGTATTGGTAAGGTTTGATTCACTCACATGCACGGATGGCCAGAGCGTCTTGATCAGCTCTTGTTTGCTAACTAGGCGTTCGGCCCTCCGGACCAGACAGAGCAGAGCGTCAAAGGCTTTAGGCTGAAGCGGAATCGGAACGTGAGCTCTCTTCAGGAGACGCTCTTCCGGGTGCAGTTCGAAATTGCCGAACCGGTACGCATACTCCACTGAGCTTTGATTTTTCTTTGAAAATCCATGTGTCATAAGTGGAATGCTCAACGTGGGAACAAGCCTACACTGCTCGCATGAGCGAGAGCAGAACACCAATCATTCGTCCTCTTACCGTCCAGACTAAGATACTCGGGACGGCGAAACATTGGCTCCCCATAAACAAGCGGAGCATCAAGCTTCGCATCGCTGCCGTCTTTCTTCTGATGTGTGCCTTTGGCTGGCGTCCGGATCTGGCGTCTCCCCTAACGGCCCAGGTCGGGTCGGATACCGCGCCCCAGACCGCTTCGCTGCGAGACGGACAACACGACTTCGACTTCAACTTTGGGGTATGGCATACCCATATCAGGCGAGTCCTCGATCCATTCTCAGGCTCGTCCAAGTCGCTGGAACTCAACGGAACGGTCACAGTAAGGAAGGTCTGGGACGGCCGTGCGCAACTGGAGGAGATCGAAGCCGACGGCCCCAATGGACATTGGGAGGGGCTAACCCTGTTTCTTTATAACCCTCAGTCTCATCAATGGAGCCAGACCTTCATCGATAGCAAGATGGGCGTTTTGAATACGCCAACGATCGGTTCGTTCAAAGACGGACGCGGCGAGCTCTTTTCCCAAGACACCTTTCACGACAAATCAATCCTGGTTCGCGGGGTGTGGTCTAACATCAAGCCGGGTTCCCATCGTTACGAAGAATCCTACTCGAACGATGGTGGCGTGACCTGGGCTGCGGCTTTCGTCGCAGACCTGACACAGGAAACACAATCGACGGCCCTGGACCGTCCCATCGCTGAAACGAACAAGGATGTAAAGACCTCAACCACAGCAGAACACGGACACGACTTCGACTTCGACTTCGGCACCTGGAAGACCCACTCCTCCCGCCTCTTACATCCCCTGACCGGATCGACGACGTGGGCCGACATGGACGGAGCATCTGTGATCAAGAAGGTCTGGAATGGCCGCGCCAATTTAGCGGAGTATCACGCGGACGGTCCAGCCGGCCACATCGAACTCTTGTCCCTGCGCTGGTTCAACCCAACCACACACGAGTGGAACCTGGATTTCGCAACCCCAAAGGTTGGCACGCTCGGTATTCCCGGCGTCGGCGAATTCAAGAATGGACGTGGCGACTTCTATGATTACGAACTCATCAACGGCCGATCCGTACTTGTACGGTTTTCCATCTGGAAGATAACCCCAGACACCGCCCAATCCGAACAGGCTTTTTCTGACGATGGCGGAAAGACCTGGGAGGTCAACTGGGTCAATAAATATGAACGGAAAGCTGAAAAATGACGTGGCATGCCCACTCCTGCGTCATCCCATGAGCTCATCTTTCGATAGCAAGCACTTGAGAAGAAAACGCTAGAGAGGTTCCAAGTCGTACGATCTCGCCTGAGGTCGAAGAATTTCGGCGCCAGGCATCTAGACGATACTTCCACTATCTAGCACATGCTATCTCTGGATGAGAACGAAGGGGAGAACAAAGACGCGGCTAGAACGTGAACGCAAGCCCTGCCTGAACTGTCCGGGGAGATTGCGCCAGGAACAGGGTCTGACCATCCGCTGACAGGAACGGCCGATATCCCTGCGCCAGAAGATTCGTGACATCAACCGTAGCCTCGAGTCCCGGCGGCAACAGACTTCCCAGCCGCAAGGTCTGCCGCAGATAGCAGCTCAGGTATGCCTGATCGCTGAACGGAGCGTAGGGATCAACCGCAGTCACCAATCGTGTCGGCTGCCAGCGATAGGCCGCTCGAATCGCGGTTCCACTGCGAAGCACCCGGCCCCGCAAAGCGACCGTCGCAGTCCGAGCCCTCACTGGCGCCAGATCAGATCCAGTCCCAGGCAGACCGACAGCAGCCCCATCTTTCGCGCCAAGCGCAGCCCCAGTGCCGTACTCCACCGCTACCCAAAGGCTCGTCGTCAGCGGCTCAGTCAACATGACATTCATGCCCCTGGCGTTGTAGCCGGCACTCAAAAAGCGGAAGTTCCCCGACGTCGAATCGGCGATAATCCCGCTCGCGCCATTCTGTCCTGTCTGCGCAATATCAGCGGCAGTCAACGCGCCGCCACCAGAGACCGCTACCCGGTTCAGAGAATCACTGTAATACGCAACCTGCACCATTCCGCGGCCAGTCTTCCGGCCAACCGTAAACTCCTGGTGCAGACCGCCCTCGGTCTGGATTCTCCCTTGATAGACCACAGCAACAGGCAGCTCACGCTTCACCGTATCGAGCCCTGCAAACGACTGCAGATCCTGCGACGTGGCCATCCGATAGCCAACGTTCCAATTCTCGGTCGGGTGTGCTGTTACCTTCAAAAACGGCCGCGATCCGGAGGCATAACCAGAGGTCCGGGCGACATACACGGTACCTCCCGCCTCCACGTCAACCAGATCCCCAAGCTGCATCTTCTGTCCGCTGGCCAGCTGCATCACTTGCAAGCCAGAAGATCCATCCGGCCCCAACACTTCAGGATGTGCTTGATAGCTCAACACTGTCCGCGCCGCGCCGCCCATCCCCAACTGCATTCCATATCCGGTCGCGACCTCAGTGGACTGTCCGACTGATGGTGCCCCAGGTTGCGTCCCAAT
The Edaphobacter lichenicola genome window above contains:
- a CDS encoding DUF1579 family protein, which encodes MSESRTPIIRPLTVQTKILGTAKHWLPINKRSIKLRIAAVFLLMCAFGWRPDLASPLTAQVGSDTAPQTASLRDGQHDFDFNFGVWHTHIRRVLDPFSGSSKSLELNGTVTVRKVWDGRAQLEEIEADGPNGHWEGLTLFLYNPQSHQWSQTFIDSKMGVLNTPTIGSFKDGRGELFSQDTFHDKSILVRGVWSNIKPGSHRYEESYSNDGGVTWAAAFVADLTQETQSTALDRPIAETNKDVKTSTTAEHGHDFDFDFGTWKTHSSRLLHPLTGSTTWADMDGASVIKKVWNGRANLAEYHADGPAGHIELLSLRWFNPTTHEWNLDFATPKVGTLGIPGVGEFKNGRGDFYDYELINGRSVLVRFSIWKITPDTAQSEQAFSDDGGKTWEVNWVNKYERKAEK
- a CDS encoding carboxypeptidase-like regulatory domain-containing protein, translated to MQRPQVKIALLPLMLLLAATSVAVGQGAAVSGVVRDAQGVAQLGALVQVIAADSAMAGTTFTDLHGRYFIAHLLPGQYEVRASAALFVPAMRGNLQLQSGAQAVVNLTLSTLFESTAWLPAERRKADEPGDDWKWTLRSVANRPILRLAEDGDVIMVSSSVRETPKRAERVRAEVMAGDGGFGSSGIHNVFAFDRVLDDGAGLTLRADIGTQPGAPSVGQSTEVATGYGMQLGMGGAARTVLSYQAHPEVLGPDGSSGLQVMQLASGQKMQLGDLVDVEAGGTVYVARTSGYASGSRPFLKVTAHPTENWNVGYRMATSQDLQSFAGLDTVKRELPVAVVYQGRIQTEGGLHQEFTVGRKTGRGMVQVAYYSDSLNRVAVSGGGALTAADIAQTGQNGASGIIADSTSGNFRFLSAGYNARGMNVMLTEPLTTSLWVAVEYGTGAALGAKDGAAVGLPGTGSDLAPVRARTATVALRGRVLRSGTAIRAAYRWQPTRLVTAVDPYAPFSDQAYLSCYLRQTLRLGSLLPPGLEATVDVTNLLAQGYRPFLSADGQTLFLAQSPRTVQAGLAFTF